GATGAAGATGCTATCTAAGCGTGGTTGAATAAAAAGGGGCTAAGGCTCCTTTTTTGTTTTCTATCCTTAAACACCAACTTCTAAGGCGGTGGTTACCTTTCAAATCGGCCTTCTTTGTCGGTGGGTTTTCACCTCATCTTTATAATTTCATTGTATAAATGATTTTTTAGTTAGTGGTAATAATAGGGCATGAAGAAAGTCATCAAATCGATTCTAATACTGTGTGCATCTCTTGTTGTATTGGCACTATTCTCTTTTCAGGTTGTTTTTGATGTACCCGAACAGCCTCAACAACTCTTGCTAAGTCACGATCAAACGCAAGTTACGCCTATCTGTTACCAAAACCCATCACCGAAACCGATTGATAAAAATGGCCATATTAACCTTTTGGTGTGGAATATATACAAACAGAATCGAGATGATTGGGAACCTGCACTTAACCAATTTAGTCATGACGCACAGCTACTTTTGCTTCAAGAGGCGAGCCTTACAGACGCATTTAAGATGTGGATTGAAAAGCAATCGTGGGGAAGCAATTACGTAAAAGCATTTTCGGCTTTTGATATTAGCGCTGGTGTGGTTAATCTCGCCTCTAATTTCCCTATAACAGCTTGTGCATTTAGCGCCAAAGAACCATGGTTAAGATTACCCAAGTCAGGATTATACGCTTTGTATCTATTGTCTAATGGTCAGCAACTTGCCGTTGTAAATGTACACGCCATTAATTTTTCCTTGGGGACAACAGAGTACCGGCAACAGCTCTCTCTACTGAGAGAGGAACTCATGCAGCATGCTGGACCAATCATTATGGCTGGAGATTTTAATACATGGAGTGAGGGCCGACTTGCAGAACTAAATGAACAGGTTGTAAAACTGGCACTTCATGAGGTGGCATTTGACCCAGATAACCGAAAGCTTTTCGTCAATGGTTTGCCTCTGGATCATGTTTTTTATAAAGGGTTAACATTGATAAATGCAAAAGCGCCCGTAACGGACGCTTCGGATCATAACCCTTTAATAGTCAATTTTAAGTTCAGTGACTCACGACTAAAAAATTAACAGGTATAAAGCCCAGATGAGGTAATATCCAAGCCAAGGAAGGGCCGAAATAGCAAAAGCCTGACCTTTGGTGAACTCAGTCCAAGCCCCAATAGCCGCATAGCCGAGCACAATGTACCACGGTAGTAACAACGGCAAGGCACGAGTGAAAGAAGACCATTCATTCGTTAGCGGTAGTTTTAGTAAACCATTCAAACTGTTCAAATCCGCTGCATAACTCATCACATTGCCATGATTGATCAAAAGACTCACATAGCTTGCAAAGTCACCGAGAACGGCTGGAAATATGACGACACTGGAGGCCGCAAACCATTTCCAATAACCGTGCTGATGACGGCTAGGTTTTGCAGCCAAGAAAAACCAAAATGCAAGTAAACCAATATTTAGGGTTCTATTAAATACAGCATTTAGAATCTCACTTGCCATGAGAGTATTAGGCTCAAGTAAGACTATTTTATCTGGGGATGTTGCTTGAAGTTGTTCGACTAAGTTGAATTTTAACCATTCAAAATCAACAATATCGAAATAATACCCCCAAAATAGGAATGGAGTTAACATTAGAAGTACATAGGTTTGCCAGCCCCAAGCGCCTCTTTTATAGAGCGCTGCGAAGCATGAGGTTGGAGCTCGAAATATATCAACAACCATGGATAATGGGTTACTAGAAGGAACTATCATACGCTGACCTTAGTGACATCGACATAAAGCTTAAGGCTCTGGCCCGGCTTGATGTACTTTTTCTTAGCCAGATTGTTCCATTTTACAATATCTGAGCTCTTAACATTAAATTTATTCGCAATACCACTAATGGTGTCTCCTGTGCGAACTTTGTAATGAACGGTACGCATAACTGCGCCGTCACTATTATTTTTCCAGATGACGAGTCGTTGACCAATTTTTAATGTGTCTTTCGGGCCCATACCATTCCATTTAGCTAAAGATTGATATGAAACTTTATGTCTTCTAGAAATTGTCCATAGGCTGTCGCCACTTGAAACGGTGTGAGTAACCTTAAACTTCCCTCTGGCTGTGGACTGTGTTTTGGCCAAACGATTTTTGGCACTCAACGCATAAGCCTCGTCACCTTTTGTCGATGTTGGAATCATCAAATGCTGTCCAACACGAATCATATTTCCGGAAAGGTTATTCGCTGTTCTGATTATCTTACTTGTTGTTTCATGGTCTCTTGCGATGACACTCAGTGTATCGCCAGATTTCACCTTATAGCGAATAAGTTTCACACCTTTACCACGGTTTTCTTCTACCGATTGACTAAATGGTTCGACAGCGTCGAGTGGTAATAAAAAGTGAAAGGGTCCTTCAGGTGCAGTGGCCCATTGGTTATAGGCTGGATTGTAGCTTTGCAGTTCAGTGACAGAAAGCCCGGCGTAGTTAGCCGCTATCGCGAGATCAAGTTGCTCTTTTGGATCAACGCTTTGTAATACCGGTTTGTTTGCAATAGCAGGGATGCTGATACCATACTTTTCTTGGTTAGCAACAACATCCGCTAAAGCAAGTAATTTTGGAACATAACTGCTGGTCTCTTTAGGCAATTCAAGAGAGAAAAAATCTATCGGCTTACCCGCTTTATTATTTTTAGTTATCGCTCGAGATACACGTCCACCGCCGCTATTGTAGGCTGCGATGGCATGATTCCAATTACCATCAAATCGTTTGTTCAAATAGGTTAAGTAGTCTAGCGCTGCATCCGTAGCCGCTGATACATCACGTCTACCGTCATACCAATAGTTCTGTTCTAAACCATACATCTTTCCTGTACCTGGTATAAATTGCCATAGTCCTGCGGCGCTACCATGTGAATAAGCAAAGGGGTCAAATGAGCTTTCTACCACGGGCAAAAGTGCAAGCTCTAGTGGCAAGTGACGTTGTTCTATTTTCTCTACTATTAAATAGAGGAAAGGCTCCGCTCGGCTAGATACGGCAGCTAAATGATTCGGATGGCTAATAAACCAATTACGATAGTAGTCGACACTTTTGTGGTCGGGAACCTCTAGTCGTAACTGAATTGCAATACGTTCCCAAACGTCATCGCGATTCCAAGGTGTAATGTCCGGTTTATTGATATCACTTTGTGACGGTGTCGTACCACCGTTAGCAGACTCTATCGTATCAGTATTGCCAGTATTTACAGCACTGGAATTAGAGTCTGATTGATGGTTGGTGCCTGTGGTCGAATTTGTCTCAGAAGAAGAGTCAATTTGTTGAGTCGTTTGGCAACCTGCCAACAGAAGCACCACGATCCAACTAAACAGCGTTCTCATTTATCTAACCTTGTTAAAAATTGACTGCTGATGATACTTGCGCTCATATACAGTGACAAGCTAGAAAACGTTAAAATGCGTTCTTCCACTCTCTTAAAGCAGTAAAGACTCCAATTGCAGATGTTTCTTTGGTTCTATTCGCAATGGAATTAATGATGCTAGGTTGATCAACTCGTAAGAAAGGATTAATAAGTTTCTCTTTTTGCAACGTTGTAGGTAGCGTTGGCTTTCCTTCTGCTCTTAATCGAAAAACGTCTTCACGATAGGCGAGTAAGTTTTGATTATCAGGTTCTACAGCCAACGCAAAAGAAACATTCGAGCTGGTATATTCGTGCGCTGGGTAGACCTCCGTTTCATCAGGGAGGGCGAGTATCTTATTTAAAGATTCAAACATCTGTTCAGGCGTCCCCTCAAAAATGCGACCA
This portion of the Vibrio sp. VB16 genome encodes:
- a CDS encoding endonuclease/exonuclease/phosphatase family protein, which translates into the protein MKKVIKSILILCASLVVLALFSFQVVFDVPEQPQQLLLSHDQTQVTPICYQNPSPKPIDKNGHINLLVWNIYKQNRDDWEPALNQFSHDAQLLLLQEASLTDAFKMWIEKQSWGSNYVKAFSAFDISAGVVNLASNFPITACAFSAKEPWLRLPKSGLYALYLLSNGQQLAVVNVHAINFSLGTTEYRQQLSLLREELMQHAGPIIMAGDFNTWSEGRLAELNEQVVKLALHEVAFDPDNRKLFVNGLPLDHVFYKGLTLINAKAPVTDASDHNPLIVNFKFSDSRLKN
- a CDS encoding YIP1 family protein, giving the protein MVPSSNPLSMVVDIFRAPTSCFAALYKRGAWGWQTYVLLMLTPFLFWGYYFDIVDFEWLKFNLVEQLQATSPDKIVLLEPNTLMASEILNAVFNRTLNIGLLAFWFFLAAKPSRHQHGYWKWFAASSVVIFPAVLGDFASYVSLLINHGNVMSYAADLNSLNGLLKLPLTNEWSSFTRALPLLLPWYIVLGYAAIGAWTEFTKGQAFAISALPWLGYYLIWALYLLIF
- a CDS encoding lytic transglycosylase, translated to MRTLFSWIVVLLLAGCQTTQQIDSSSETNSTTGTNHQSDSNSSAVNTGNTDTIESANGGTTPSQSDINKPDITPWNRDDVWERIAIQLRLEVPDHKSVDYYRNWFISHPNHLAAVSSRAEPFLYLIVEKIEQRHLPLELALLPVVESSFDPFAYSHGSAAGLWQFIPGTGKMYGLEQNYWYDGRRDVSAATDAALDYLTYLNKRFDGNWNHAIAAYNSGGGRVSRAITKNNKAGKPIDFFSLELPKETSSYVPKLLALADVVANQEKYGISIPAIANKPVLQSVDPKEQLDLAIAANYAGLSVTELQSYNPAYNQWATAPEGPFHFLLPLDAVEPFSQSVEENRGKGVKLIRYKVKSGDTLSVIARDHETTSKIIRTANNLSGNMIRVGQHLMIPTSTKGDEAYALSAKNRLAKTQSTARGKFKVTHTVSSGDSLWTISRRHKVSYQSLAKWNGMGPKDTLKIGQRLVIWKNNSDGAVMRTVHYKVRTGDTISGIANKFNVKSSDIVKWNNLAKKKYIKPGQSLKLYVDVTKVSV